A region of Microbacterium suwonense DNA encodes the following proteins:
- a CDS encoding PH domain-containing protein: MTQPVTLGGRPMMPPHGAPVEELLVARFRSHARRLFWSAVVLIGVCGATAYFYDNLPSGFEDWMLLAAAAAAIVLLVIVPFLIWLSRSYTITTRRVIVRDGLGARSRRELSHTRGYSIGVRRGIIQRMWGAGTITLSNGIDAPLRLVNVPSVNLVHEVLADQIEVNQILAHRDAQSGQA, from the coding sequence GTGACCCAGCCTGTGACGCTCGGAGGACGGCCGATGATGCCGCCGCACGGTGCGCCCGTCGAAGAACTGCTGGTCGCCAGATTCCGCAGCCATGCCCGCCGCCTGTTCTGGTCGGCCGTGGTGCTGATCGGCGTCTGCGGCGCGACCGCATATTTCTACGACAACCTGCCGTCGGGGTTCGAGGACTGGATGCTGCTCGCCGCGGCTGCTGCAGCGATCGTGCTGCTGGTGATCGTACCGTTCCTGATCTGGCTCTCGCGGTCGTACACGATCACCACCCGTCGCGTGATCGTGCGCGACGGGCTGGGGGCCAGGAGCCGGCGCGAGCTCTCGCACACCCGCGGCTATTCGATCGGCGTGCGTCGCGGGATCATCCAGCGGATGTGGGGAGCCGGGACGATCACGCTGAGCAACGGCATCGATGCCCCGCTGCGGCTGGTCAACGTGCCCAGTGTCAACCTCGTGCACGAGGTGCTCGCGGATCAGATCGAGGTGAACCAGATCCTCGCGCATCGCGACGCCCAGTCCGGTCAGGCGTAG
- a CDS encoding carboxymuconolactone decarboxylase family protein yields the protein MPDTTAAFEAFSKQVFAAGALDETTKQLIAVAVAHVTQCPYCIDGHTKQASRKGATDEQIMEAIWVAAEMRAGGAYAHSVVALNALDAAHGHSHE from the coding sequence GTGCCCGACACCACGGCCGCGTTCGAGGCGTTCAGCAAGCAGGTCTTCGCCGCCGGTGCGCTGGATGAGACGACCAAGCAGCTCATCGCCGTCGCCGTCGCCCACGTCACGCAGTGCCCGTACTGCATCGACGGCCATACGAAGCAGGCATCCCGCAAGGGAGCCACGGACGAGCAGATCATGGAGGCGATCTGGGTCGCCGCGGAGATGCGGGCGGGTGGCGCCTACGCGCACTCCGTGGTCGCGCTGAACGCCCTGGATGCTGCGCACGGTCACTCGCACGAGTAG
- a CDS encoding CDP-glycerol glycerophosphotransferase family protein translates to MTTARIDEQSQTLIVAGTGPRPASAVLTGPRARVVAKVTGGGKTWKATFPLHTVRWGGAELPLPSGRYELDIPDADLAGLEVAPTLLPILRIEAHGARVLIAAPLDPAYVTAEGQRTLEERYISQIGADENAVFFESFYGQTSGCNPRAIDRVLAERAPSVVRYWAVSDLSVEVPEGAVAVVEGTPEWWRARGSARMLIVNDWLRRRFVRKPGQHVLQTWHGTPLKRLALHRPGFDPRRMAAVVKESRRWDALLAQNVYSARVLRKAYAFFGKPIWTDGYPRNDMLTTGDPAPIRAALGIAPDERVLLYAPTWRDDRSEMVDFIDPAELAARTDSVVLVRGHSRTLQPGRDRAGSRVIDVTGYPETARLLLVADALITDYSSVMFDFSITGRPMYFLVPDLEHYRGQLRGFYFDLAERAPGPLVTSQDELVRALEDPDGPGAYRERYAAWAAQFNRLDDGGAADRVVSRILDLGWLTA, encoded by the coding sequence ATGACCACCGCTCGCATCGATGAGCAGTCGCAGACATTGATCGTCGCGGGAACCGGACCACGCCCGGCATCCGCTGTGTTGACCGGCCCGCGTGCGCGCGTCGTCGCGAAGGTCACCGGCGGCGGCAAGACCTGGAAGGCGACGTTCCCGCTGCACACCGTGCGGTGGGGTGGCGCCGAGCTGCCGCTGCCGTCCGGCCGGTACGAACTCGACATCCCGGATGCCGACCTGGCGGGGCTCGAGGTGGCGCCCACGCTGCTGCCGATCCTGCGCATCGAGGCGCACGGTGCCAGGGTGCTGATCGCGGCGCCGCTGGATCCGGCATATGTCACTGCCGAGGGGCAGCGCACGCTCGAGGAGCGGTACATCTCGCAGATCGGGGCGGACGAGAACGCCGTGTTCTTCGAGAGCTTCTACGGGCAGACCTCCGGCTGCAACCCGCGTGCCATCGATCGGGTGCTCGCCGAGCGCGCGCCGTCGGTGGTTCGATACTGGGCGGTCTCTGACCTGTCGGTGGAGGTGCCCGAGGGCGCGGTCGCCGTCGTGGAGGGTACTCCGGAGTGGTGGCGGGCACGTGGTTCGGCGCGGATGCTGATCGTCAACGACTGGCTGCGTCGCCGGTTCGTGCGCAAGCCTGGCCAGCACGTGCTGCAGACGTGGCACGGCACGCCGTTGAAGCGTCTCGCGCTGCACCGGCCCGGTTTCGATCCGCGCCGCATGGCCGCCGTGGTCAAGGAATCGCGGCGCTGGGACGCGCTGCTCGCGCAGAACGTGTATTCCGCGCGCGTGCTCAGGAAGGCCTATGCGTTCTTCGGCAAGCCCATCTGGACGGACGGATACCCGCGCAATGACATGCTGACCACGGGCGATCCCGCGCCGATCCGTGCGGCGCTGGGTATCGCACCGGACGAGCGGGTGCTGTTGTACGCGCCGACCTGGCGGGACGACCGCTCCGAGATGGTCGACTTCATCGACCCGGCCGAACTGGCGGCCCGCACCGACTCGGTGGTGCTGGTGCGCGGGCACTCCCGTACCCTGCAGCCCGGACGCGACCGGGCCGGCTCCCGGGTGATCGACGTCACCGGCTACCCCGAGACGGCACGGCTGCTGCTGGTCGCCGATGCCCTGATCACCGACTACTCCTCGGTGATGTTCGACTTCAGCATCACCGGGCGGCCGATGTACTTCCTGGTGCCTGATCTGGAGCACTACCGCGGCCAGCTGCGCGGCTTCTACTTCGATCTCGCCGAGCGTGCCCCCGGCCCGCTGGTGACCAGCCAGGACGAGCTGGTGCGCGCGCTCGAGGATCCCGACGGCCCGGGCGCCTACCGTGAGCGATACGCGGCATGGGCCGCGCAGTTCAACCGTCTCGACGATGGCGGGGCTGCAGACCGCGTGGTCTCCCGCATCCTCGACCTCGGCTGGCTGACCGCCTGA
- a CDS encoding UPF0182 family membrane protein, which yields MTTSSSSPAATHSASRRILTVSVAIIVALIVAFFIFASLYTEYLWFDQLTFTTVLTTQWFATVSMFAVGFLGMALPIFLCIQLAYRLRPVYVRLSSQLDRYQEVIEPLRRLAMWGMPVFFGIFAGFAAAGNWKTVWLWANGVTTTTVDPEFGVDTGFYLFAMPFYSMLLAFVSAVLLLCLVITALVSYLYGSVRVGHRELRISKPARIQLAILAGIYLAVQAVSLWLDRYLTLVQPEGRITGAGYTGVHATIPGLAILSIIAAVVAVLFLVTAAIGRWRFPLAATGLFVVASLVVGMGYPWVVTTFQVKPNENSYQAQYYERNIKATKQAFGVDDMEVTPFKATTDTAAGQLRADADTTASVRIMDPAVIGPTVRQLEQYRSYYQFAPELDVDRYTIDGKSQDTVVSVRDLDMTKLGAGDSWNNRTAVYTHGYGLVAMAGNERTSDGEPVFLEQGIPTSGFLSESEKFQPRVYFGESSPEYSIVGAPEGTKPVEIDYPRGQDSDSTDTKTTFTGDGGPRIGDTFTKLLYALKFQSEQILFSNLVNSESQILYDRDPLTRVQKVAPYLTLDHDPYPSVVDGHIVWIVDGFTTSSAYPYSKTVSLRDAIADANTPASTVAFDNINYIRNSVKATVDAYDGSVNLYAWDAEDPILQAWQKVYPATVKPISEMSADLISHVRYPTDLFKVQRAMLGVYHIDDAGSFAQEDNRWQTPEDPRIKSQLQPPYYLSMKMPGQDEPRFSMFSTFIPADGAGESRQVLMGYLAVDSDAGSTAGVKDPDYGKLRMLEIDTSTTVPGPGQVQNTFDSDATVAEKLNVLTIGKSEVKYGNLLTLPVGGGLLYVQPVFVQSSEGTKLPNLRKILVAFGDRVAFEDTLTEALDALFGGDAGAVGGDEGVTPPDDEGTTPPDGGETTPPDEGGTTAPPSDAVAQALSDAKEALTAREAALKAGDLTEFAAQDKKLTAAIEKLLALEDQD from the coding sequence GTGACCACCTCCTCTTCTTCTCCCGCGGCCACGCACAGCGCATCCCGTCGGATCCTCACGGTGTCGGTGGCGATCATCGTCGCCCTGATCGTGGCGTTCTTCATCTTCGCGTCGCTGTACACCGAATATCTCTGGTTCGACCAGCTGACATTCACGACGGTGCTGACCACGCAGTGGTTCGCGACCGTGTCGATGTTCGCGGTGGGATTCCTCGGCATGGCGCTGCCGATCTTCCTGTGCATCCAGCTCGCCTACCGGTTGCGACCGGTGTACGTGCGGCTGAGCTCGCAGCTTGATCGCTATCAGGAGGTCATCGAGCCGCTGCGCAGACTGGCCATGTGGGGCATGCCGGTGTTCTTCGGCATCTTCGCCGGATTCGCCGCCGCGGGCAACTGGAAGACCGTGTGGCTATGGGCGAACGGCGTGACCACCACGACCGTCGACCCCGAGTTCGGCGTCGACACCGGGTTCTACCTGTTCGCGATGCCGTTCTACTCGATGCTGCTCGCGTTCGTCTCGGCCGTGCTGCTGCTGTGCCTGGTGATCACCGCGCTGGTGTCGTACCTGTACGGCTCGGTGCGCGTCGGCCACCGCGAGCTGCGCATCTCGAAGCCGGCCCGCATCCAGCTGGCCATCCTGGCCGGGATCTACCTGGCCGTGCAGGCGGTGAGCCTGTGGCTGGATCGCTACCTCACCCTGGTGCAGCCCGAGGGGCGCATCACCGGCGCAGGGTACACCGGCGTGCACGCCACCATCCCGGGCCTGGCGATCCTGTCGATCATCGCGGCTGTCGTGGCCGTGCTGTTCCTGGTGACCGCGGCGATCGGCCGCTGGCGCTTCCCGCTCGCGGCGACCGGATTGTTCGTCGTCGCCTCGCTCGTGGTGGGCATGGGCTACCCCTGGGTGGTCACCACCTTCCAGGTAAAGCCGAACGAGAACAGCTATCAGGCGCAGTACTACGAGCGGAACATCAAGGCCACCAAGCAGGCGTTCGGTGTCGATGACATGGAGGTCACTCCGTTCAAGGCGACGACTGACACGGCCGCCGGTCAGCTGCGCGCCGACGCCGACACCACGGCATCCGTGCGCATCATGGACCCGGCCGTGATCGGACCGACCGTGCGGCAGCTGGAGCAGTACCGCTCCTACTACCAGTTCGCCCCTGAGCTGGATGTGGATCGCTACACGATCGACGGCAAGTCCCAGGACACGGTCGTCTCGGTGCGTGACCTGGACATGACCAAGCTCGGCGCCGGTGACAGCTGGAACAACCGCACCGCCGTGTACACGCACGGCTATGGGCTGGTCGCGATGGCGGGCAACGAGCGCACCTCCGACGGTGAGCCGGTTTTCCTCGAACAGGGCATCCCCACCTCGGGCTTCCTGAGCGAGAGCGAGAAGTTCCAGCCGCGGGTGTACTTCGGTGAGTCCTCGCCGGAATACTCCATCGTCGGTGCCCCCGAGGGCACCAAGCCGGTGGAGATCGACTATCCCCGCGGTCAGGACAGCGACAGCACCGACACCAAGACCACGTTCACGGGAGACGGCGGGCCGCGCATCGGCGACACGTTCACGAAGCTGCTGTACGCGCTGAAGTTCCAGTCGGAGCAGATCCTGTTCTCGAACCTGGTCAACTCCGAGTCGCAGATCCTGTACGACCGCGATCCGCTCACCCGCGTGCAGAAGGTCGCCCCGTACCTGACTCTGGATCACGACCCGTACCCGAGCGTGGTGGACGGCCACATCGTGTGGATCGTCGACGGCTTCACGACCAGCTCGGCGTACCCGTACTCCAAGACGGTCAGTCTGCGCGATGCCATCGCCGACGCGAACACCCCGGCATCCACCGTCGCGTTTGACAACATCAACTACATCCGCAACTCGGTCAAGGCCACCGTCGACGCCTACGACGGCTCCGTGAACCTGTATGCCTGGGACGCTGAGGATCCGATCCTCCAGGCCTGGCAGAAGGTCTACCCGGCCACGGTCAAGCCGATCAGCGAGATGTCGGCCGACCTGATCAGCCACGTGCGCTATCCGACCGACCTGTTCAAGGTGCAGCGGGCGATGCTCGGCGTCTACCACATCGATGACGCGGGCTCCTTCGCCCAGGAGGACAACCGCTGGCAGACGCCGGAGGACCCGCGCATCAAGTCGCAGCTGCAGCCGCCGTACTACCTGTCGATGAAGATGCCCGGTCAGGACGAGCCGCGCTTCTCGATGTTCTCGACCTTCATCCCCGCCGACGGGGCCGGCGAGAGCAGACAGGTGCTGATGGGCTACCTGGCGGTGGACTCCGACGCCGGGTCGACGGCCGGTGTCAAGGATCCGGACTACGGAAAGCTGCGGATGCTGGAGATCGACACCTCCACCACGGTGCCCGGGCCCGGCCAGGTGCAGAACACCTTCGACTCCGATGCCACGGTCGCCGAGAAGCTCAACGTGCTCACGATCGGTAAGTCCGAGGTGAAGTACGGCAACCTGCTGACCCTTCCGGTCGGCGGCGGACTGCTGTATGTGCAGCCGGTGTTCGTGCAGTCCTCCGAGGGCACGAAGCTGCCGAACCTCCGCAAGATCCTGGTCGCGTTCGGCGACAGGGTCGCGTTCGAGGACACGCTGACCGAGGCGCTCGATGCGCTCTTCGGCGGCGATGCCGGCGCGGTCGGCGGCGATGAGGGCGTGACGCCGCCCGATGACGAGGGCACCACGCCGCCCGATGGGGGCGAGACGACGCCGCCGGACGAGGGCGGCACTACCGCGCCACCGTCGGATGCCGTGGCGCAGGCGCTGTCGGATGCCAAGGAGGCGCTGACGGCACGTGAGGCCGCGCTGAAGGCCGGCGACCTGACGGAGTTCGCCGCCCAGGACAAGAAGCTCACCGCCGCGATCGAGAAGCTCCTTGCGCTGGAGGATCAGGACTGA
- a CDS encoding CDP-glycerol glycerophosphotransferase family protein, translated as MASFSFGTGNAAKLLRLPMYAVGRIGTALVPRGGTWVFGCGAGIGDGALALQREAHAAGHRTLWLTRSPQEEKDAKALGIRTCRRDGLRGWWATARAGVIVVTHGLGDVNRYGSSDGFVVQLWHGIPLKRIGLDSPVTAQVPARLPGAQLLRRLLTVAYRSAAQRIRVLPAASHRSRGRLESAFGLGDDRVVVTGEPRVDVLSAGTAQERRATASALLTRTGPLLSQQRVVLYAPTWRDGAADPAVPDAGQWVRIVRMLERHDAILFIRSHPLGEGSYAPPWSSGRVRMLSAELLADVTPALPRMDVLVTDYSSMAYDVGLLAMPVVYLAPDVEAYARERGFYGRYEDVAGADYARDWDGAIDQLDAVLGDDVARADRARRSAELSAHMHAHRDGRNAHRVYRAIRARGIPAPKGAR; from the coding sequence GTGGCGTCCTTCTCGTTCGGAACCGGCAACGCGGCCAAGCTGCTCCGGCTGCCGATGTATGCCGTCGGACGCATAGGAACCGCGCTCGTTCCTCGCGGCGGCACCTGGGTGTTCGGCTGTGGAGCCGGAATCGGCGATGGTGCACTCGCCCTGCAGCGCGAGGCACACGCCGCCGGCCATCGCACGCTCTGGCTCACGCGCTCGCCGCAGGAGGAGAAGGATGCCAAGGCCCTCGGCATCCGTACCTGCCGCAGAGACGGACTGCGGGGCTGGTGGGCGACTGCCCGCGCCGGGGTGATCGTCGTCACCCACGGGCTGGGCGACGTGAACCGCTATGGAAGCAGCGACGGCTTCGTCGTGCAGCTGTGGCACGGCATCCCGCTCAAGCGCATCGGCCTGGACTCCCCGGTCACCGCACAGGTGCCGGCGCGGCTGCCGGGCGCGCAGCTGCTGCGTCGCCTGCTGACCGTCGCATATCGCTCGGCCGCGCAGCGCATCCGCGTGCTGCCGGCGGCCTCGCACCGATCACGTGGCCGGCTGGAGTCCGCCTTCGGCCTCGGCGATGATCGCGTCGTCGTCACGGGCGAGCCGCGCGTGGACGTGCTCTCCGCCGGTACCGCTCAGGAGCGACGGGCCACGGCATCCGCTCTGCTGACCCGCACCGGGCCCCTGCTCTCGCAGCAGCGGGTGGTGCTGTACGCGCCCACGTGGCGCGACGGCGCCGCCGATCCTGCCGTGCCGGATGCCGGGCAGTGGGTGCGGATCGTGCGGATGCTGGAGCGGCACGACGCGATCCTGTTCATCCGCTCGCATCCGCTGGGGGAGGGCTCCTACGCTCCGCCATGGTCGAGCGGGCGGGTTCGGATGCTGAGCGCCGAGCTGCTCGCCGATGTCACGCCCGCACTGCCGCGCATGGACGTGCTCGTCACCGACTACTCCTCGATGGCGTACGACGTGGGACTGCTGGCGATGCCGGTGGTGTACCTCGCCCCCGATGTGGAGGCCTATGCGCGCGAGCGCGGCTTCTACGGCCGCTATGAAGACGTCGCCGGCGCCGACTACGCGCGCGACTGGGACGGCGCGATCGATCAGCTCGACGCCGTGCTCGGCGACGACGTGGCGCGGGCCGACCGCGCCCGGCGCTCGGCCGAGCTCAGCGCGCACATGCACGCCCACCGCGATGGGCGCAACGCCCATCGGGTGTACCGAGCGATCCGCGCGCGGGGGATCCCCGCGCCGAAGGGAGCACGATGA
- a CDS encoding aminotransferase class I/II-fold pyridoxal phosphate-dependent enzyme: MDNIPGAWRRTAAGAGLLSPAGEVAPTIFAEMSAAAVRFDAINLGQGFPDEDGPAAVLEAAREAIAQGANQYPPGRGIPDLRTAVSEHQQRFYGLVVDPDTEVLVTAGATEALTAALLALIDSPDDEVVVFEPYYDSYAAVVALAGARLRTVPLRRPDFQPDLDRLASVVNDRTRIILVNDPHNPTGAVFASEVQTEIVRLAQKHDAIIVTDEVYEHLSFHAPHVPIATLPGAVERTLTISSGGKTFSATGWKIGWVHGPAELITAVLTVKQYLTYVNGSAFQPAIAVGLRLPDSYFADAAAVLLHKHEVLGDALRTAGFEVHSPQGGYFTVADATALGGADAAEFCRALPGRVGVVAIPISAFVAPEHHAGYAGLVRFAACKRIEVLEEAASRLATLR; this comes from the coding sequence ATGGACAACATTCCCGGTGCCTGGCGGCGAACCGCCGCAGGAGCAGGTCTGCTCTCCCCCGCGGGAGAGGTCGCGCCCACCATCTTCGCAGAGATGTCGGCCGCTGCGGTGCGATTCGATGCGATCAATCTCGGGCAGGGCTTTCCCGATGAAGACGGCCCCGCGGCGGTGCTCGAGGCTGCGCGGGAAGCCATCGCGCAGGGCGCGAATCAGTATCCGCCCGGGCGCGGAATCCCCGACCTGCGCACCGCTGTCAGCGAGCATCAGCAGCGCTTCTACGGGCTGGTCGTCGACCCCGACACCGAGGTGCTGGTCACGGCGGGGGCGACCGAGGCGCTGACGGCCGCACTGCTCGCGCTGATCGACTCCCCCGACGACGAGGTGGTCGTCTTCGAGCCCTATTACGACTCCTACGCTGCAGTCGTGGCGCTGGCCGGCGCCCGGCTGCGCACCGTGCCGCTGCGGCGCCCCGATTTCCAGCCCGATCTCGATCGGCTGGCCTCCGTCGTGAACGACCGCACCCGGATCATCCTCGTGAACGACCCGCACAATCCGACCGGTGCAGTGTTCGCATCCGAGGTGCAGACCGAGATCGTGCGCCTGGCGCAGAAGCACGACGCGATCATCGTCACCGACGAGGTGTACGAGCACCTGTCCTTCCACGCCCCGCACGTGCCGATCGCCACCCTGCCCGGTGCCGTCGAGCGCACCCTGACGATCTCCTCGGGCGGGAAGACCTTCTCTGCGACGGGCTGGAAGATCGGCTGGGTGCACGGGCCCGCCGAGTTGATCACCGCGGTGCTCACCGTGAAGCAGTACCTCACCTACGTCAACGGCTCGGCCTTCCAACCGGCGATCGCCGTGGGACTGCGACTGCCCGACTCGTATTTCGCCGACGCGGCGGCCGTGCTGCTGCACAAGCACGAGGTGCTCGGCGATGCCCTGCGCACCGCAGGATTCGAGGTGCACTCCCCGCAGGGCGGGTACTTCACCGTCGCCGATGCCACGGCGCTGGGCGGCGCGGATGCCGCGGAGTTCTGCCGCGCACTGCCGGGCCGGGTGGGAGTGGTCGCCATCCCGATCAGTGCGTTCGTGGCACCGGAACACCATGCCGGCTATGCCGGCCTGGTGCGGTTCGCGGCATGCAAGCGCATCGAGGTGCTCGAGGAGGCGGCCTCCCGCCTCGCGACGCTGCGCTGA
- a CDS encoding carbon-nitrogen hydrolase family protein — protein sequence MSASAPLVAVCQFAPTDSRGSNIRRVTELVTEAAARGARVIVLPEYASFFTDPMDDSLAANAETLDGPFAQALRRLAAEHDVVVVAGLIEQADAGRVRNTLVAVSDAGVQAMYRKQHLYDAFGQTESAWIEAGEAGQTSVFDVDGIRFGMMTCYDLRFPEVARTLVDAGADALIVPAEWVRGALKEHHWNTLLTARAIENTTYVIAADHPAPIGVGLSQVIDPQGVVVAGVSAGRASPWHPSILS from the coding sequence ATGTCCGCATCCGCTCCGCTCGTCGCCGTCTGCCAGTTCGCTCCCACGGATTCCCGCGGGTCCAACATCCGGCGCGTGACCGAGCTCGTCACCGAGGCCGCGGCCCGCGGCGCCCGCGTGATCGTGCTTCCGGAGTACGCCAGCTTCTTCACCGACCCGATGGACGACTCGCTCGCGGCCAACGCCGAGACCCTCGACGGTCCCTTCGCGCAGGCGCTTCGGCGTCTCGCCGCCGAGCATGACGTCGTGGTCGTCGCAGGGCTGATCGAGCAGGCGGATGCCGGTCGGGTGCGCAACACCCTGGTCGCGGTGTCGGATGCCGGGGTGCAGGCGATGTACCGCAAGCAGCACCTCTACGATGCCTTCGGGCAGACCGAGTCTGCGTGGATCGAGGCGGGTGAGGCGGGTCAGACCTCGGTGTTCGACGTCGACGGCATCCGGTTCGGCATGATGACCTGCTACGACCTGCGCTTTCCCGAGGTGGCGCGCACGCTGGTGGACGCCGGGGCGGATGCCCTGATCGTGCCGGCCGAATGGGTACGCGGTGCGCTCAAGGAGCACCACTGGAACACGCTGCTGACCGCCCGCGCCATCGAGAACACCACCTATGTGATCGCCGCAGATCACCCGGCGCCCATCGGCGTCGGCCTTTCCCAGGTGATCGACCCCCAGGGGGTCGTCGTCGCAGGGGTCAGCGCGGGGAGGGCATCGCCCTGGCATCCGTCGATCCTCAGCTGA
- a CDS encoding trypsin-like peptidase domain-containing protein codes for MNDNNTSGDIPAPEAPHAASAPGSPAPSGPDSSSAQAPAPTQAPAPTQAPAWQSPAGAPAHQATAPAGQPAYTDPAHAASHLTGSSFGGFGQPMTSAGAPTQPLGPTLGAPASTGSQNKGGGAVKVAGLLLAAALVGGVAGFGGHALGVAVLDQPTSQSATGPQTVTVNNPGSVNETTAVATEVLPSVVTIEVAGSRASGSGSGVILNKNGYVLTNTHVVTLGGEVADPTIRVTTSDGRIYSASVVGTDPIYDLAVIKLDNATDLTPIEFGDSSALNVGDTAVAVGAPLGLSNSVTTGIVSALNRSIQVASSAVPDTTPDAQQPGDGGDGDSDGGNPFQFDIPGLGTQQQPKQSISISVIQTDAAINPGNSGGALVDSKGRLIGINVAIATAGQSSSSSGESGSIGVGFAIPANIAQRVSGEIIENGAATHGLLGATVRDASSMQDATVAGAVISAPNGGGSGVTAGGAAQKAGLQTGDVITEFNGVPISSATDLTAQVRAEAAGSTVKIVYVRSGKTYTTEATLGQLKL; via the coding sequence ATGAACGACAACAACACCAGCGGTGACATCCCCGCCCCCGAGGCTCCGCACGCCGCGTCGGCCCCCGGAAGCCCTGCCCCGAGCGGCCCCGACTCCTCGTCGGCACAGGCCCCGGCACCCACGCAGGCCCCGGCACCCACGCAGGCCCCGGCCTGGCAGTCGCCGGCCGGTGCACCTGCTCACCAGGCGACGGCTCCTGCCGGCCAGCCCGCGTACACCGATCCCGCGCACGCCGCATCGCACCTGACAGGGTCGTCCTTCGGAGGATTCGGACAGCCGATGACCTCCGCCGGCGCACCGACCCAGCCGCTGGGCCCGACGCTCGGCGCCCCGGCTTCGACCGGCTCTCAGAACAAGGGCGGCGGAGCGGTCAAGGTCGCAGGGCTTCTGCTCGCCGCAGCTCTCGTGGGAGGCGTGGCAGGATTCGGGGGCCACGCGCTCGGCGTCGCGGTGCTCGACCAGCCCACCTCGCAGTCGGCCACCGGCCCGCAGACCGTCACAGTGAACAATCCCGGCTCGGTCAACGAGACCACCGCGGTCGCCACCGAGGTGCTCCCCTCGGTCGTGACGATCGAGGTGGCCGGATCCCGGGCATCCGGCAGCGGATCCGGCGTCATCCTGAACAAGAACGGCTACGTGCTCACCAACACGCACGTGGTCACCCTCGGCGGCGAGGTGGCCGACCCCACCATCCGCGTCACGACTTCCGACGGTCGCATCTACTCGGCGAGCGTGGTCGGCACCGACCCGATCTACGACCTCGCCGTCATCAAGCTCGACAACGCAACCGACCTGACGCCCATCGAGTTCGGTGACTCGTCCGCGCTCAACGTAGGCGACACGGCTGTGGCCGTCGGCGCACCGCTCGGGCTGTCGAACTCGGTGACCACAGGAATCGTCAGCGCGCTGAACCGCAGCATCCAGGTCGCCTCCTCCGCCGTGCCCGACACCACGCCCGACGCTCAGCAGCCCGGTGACGGCGGTGACGGCGACAGCGACGGCGGCAATCCGTTCCAGTTCGACATTCCCGGGCTGGGCACCCAGCAGCAGCCCAAGCAGTCCATCTCGATCTCGGTCATCCAGACCGACGCCGCCATCAACCCCGGCAACTCCGGCGGCGCGCTGGTGGACAGCAAGGGCCGCCTGATCGGCATCAACGTCGCCATCGCGACCGCCGGCCAATCCTCATCGTCCTCCGGCGAGTCCGGTTCGATCGGCGTCGGCTTCGCCATCCCGGCGAACATCGCCCAGCGCGTGTCCGGCGAGATCATCGAGAACGGCGCAGCCACCCACGGCCTGCTCGGCGCTACGGTGCGCGATGCGTCGTCGATGCAGGACGCAACGGTTGCCGGCGCGGTGATCTCTGCACCCAATGGCGGCGGCTCCGGTGTGACCGCCGGAGGGGCCGCGCAGAAGGCGGGCCTTCAGACCGGAGATGTCATCACCGAGTTCAACGGGGTGCCGATCTCCAGCGCCACCGACCTCACCGCGCAGGTGCGCGCGGAGGCGGCCGGCTCCACGGTGAAGATCGTCTACGTCCGCTCCGGAAAGACCTACACCACCGAGGCGACGCTGGGTCAGCTCAAGCTCTGA
- a CDS encoding biotin--[acetyl-CoA-carboxylase] ligase: protein MDLTGTQALASRLLVLPECGSTNAELRRRATDAEAWPHLSVLLTDSQSSGRGRLDRVWIAPPGAALAVSVLLRALPADVGSWGWIPLAAGVAMTDAVAAQLPGHDVGLKWPNDVLVDGRKICGILAEVTHRAVIVGTGVNTAMTAQQLPVPTATSFAALGVAVDVDRLLSDYLSGLSALVEAFTREADAAASGLFAAASARCLTLGLDVNVSLPDGSVLAGRAVRLAADGCLVVDDGHVEREVSSGDVVHVRPA, encoded by the coding sequence ATGGATCTGACCGGCACGCAGGCACTCGCCTCCCGGCTGCTCGTGCTGCCGGAGTGCGGCTCCACCAACGCCGAGCTGCGCAGGCGGGCGACGGATGCCGAGGCCTGGCCGCACCTGTCGGTGCTGCTCACCGACTCCCAGAGCTCCGGCCGGGGCCGGCTGGATCGCGTCTGGATCGCACCGCCCGGCGCGGCGCTCGCCGTGTCGGTGCTGCTGCGGGCGCTGCCGGCCGACGTCGGTTCGTGGGGCTGGATCCCGCTGGCGGCGGGAGTGGCGATGACGGATGCCGTCGCCGCCCAGCTGCCGGGTCACGACGTCGGCCTGAAGTGGCCCAATGACGTGCTCGTCGACGGACGGAAGATCTGCGGCATCCTCGCCGAGGTCACTCACCGCGCGGTGATCGTGGGCACGGGCGTCAACACGGCGATGACCGCGCAGCAGCTGCCGGTGCCGACCGCGACCTCTTTCGCGGCGCTGGGCGTCGCGGTCGACGTCGACAGGCTGCTCTCCGATTACCTGTCCGGGCTGTCGGCGCTGGTCGAGGCGTTCACTCGCGAAGCAGATGCCGCGGCATCCGGACTGTTCGCCGCTGCCTCGGCCCGCTGCCTGACGCTCGGGCTGGATGTGAACGTGTCGCTGCCGGACGGGAGCGTGCTCGCCGGGCGCGCGGTGCGGCTCGCCGCCGATGGCTGCCTGGTGGTCGACGACGGGCATGTCGAGCGCGAGGTGTCTTCCGGAGACGTCGTGCACGTGCGCCCGGCCTGA